A single region of the Garra rufa chromosome 20, GarRuf1.0, whole genome shotgun sequence genome encodes:
- the optc gene encoding opticin, giving the protein MHSQGMAVHRKTSKMALYLVWTLMGFSLSAPPVDLDPAAYDLENYDDSNTLDLNTYGDLYDYDDLDEEVGTLAPPPTVTQPPAIVPPEDYVEEVTLPPRPTKSPVPSSLDFHDPGLFGPDTGLGMPSCLLCVCISGSVYCDDSDLTQIPPLPKDTTHFYARFNKITEIRATDFSYLNQLKRIDLSGNQIGKVNQDAFRSLLQLQDLMLADNNIQALPELPAALRHIDIRNNQLRSSGLHAEAFKEMKELHFLYLSNNKLDYIPVPLPESLRVLHLQNNNIQSISQDTFCNTHDMNFIRKALEDIRLDGNPVDINLYAQAYVCLPRLPIGTPV; this is encoded by the exons ATGGCGCTGTATCTTGTTTGGACCCTGATGGGCTTCAGTCTAAGTGCTCCTCCAGTTGATTTGGACCCTGCAGCATATGATCTGGAGAATTATGATGACTCAAATACATTGGATCTAAACACATACGGAGACCTGTATGATTATGATGACCTGGATGAGGAG GTTGGGACCCTGGCTCCTCCTCCAACAGTCACTCAGCCACCGGCTATAGTTCCTCCAGAGGACTATGTTGAGGAAGTGACACTACCGCCCCGTCCGACAAAGTCACCTGTCCCTTCCTCTCTAGACTTCCATGATCCAGGCTTGTTTGGGCCTGACACAGGCTTAG GGATGCCCTCCTGCctgctgtgtgtgtgtatcagtggCAGTGTTTACTGTGATGACTCAGATCTGACTCAGATTCCCCCTCTCCccaaagacaccacacatttctACGCTCGCTTCAACAAGATCACTGAGATCAGGGCCACAGACTTCAGCTATCTCA ATCAGCTGAAACGGATAGACCTGAGTGGAAACCAGATAGGTAAAGTGAACCAGGATGCTTTTCGCTCACTGCTTCAGCTTCAGGATCTCATGTTGGCTGATAACAACATCCAGGCCCTTCCAGAACTCCCAGCTGCCCTCAGACACATTGACATTCGCAATAACCAGCTGAGGAGTTCAGGCTTGCATGCAGAGGCCTTTAAG GAAATGAAGGAACTTCACTTCCTGTACCTGTCAAACAACAAGTTAGACTACATTCCCGTACCCCTACCTGAGAGCTTACGAGTGCTCCACCTGCAG AACAACAATATACAGAGCATAAGCCAAGATACTTTCTGCAACACCCATGACATGAACTTCATACGGAAAGCCCTGGAGGACATCAGGCTTGACGGCAACCCTGTGGACATCAATCTTTACGCCCAGGCTTATGTCTGCTTACCACGACTACCAATAGGAACTCCAGTCTAG